One Streptomyces sp. R28 DNA window includes the following coding sequences:
- a CDS encoding DinB family protein yields MSDEPERWSQASVYPDMWVDPDEDPRTSDGVSPDGESATLRDFLNNYRLTLLMKCEGLDPEQLARRSVPPSTMSLLGLVRHLAEVERDWRNWIVPGDPAPKLYGAGGDFEGAAAEQALVEGAFADLAREQAATDAALAAFADLGARVVQDGNSVRELWVHRIEEYARHCGHADLLRECVDGRVGQ; encoded by the coding sequence GTGAGCGACGAGCCCGAGCGATGGAGCCAGGCCAGTGTCTACCCCGACATGTGGGTGGACCCCGACGAGGACCCCCGCACCAGTGACGGCGTCAGCCCGGACGGCGAGTCGGCGACGCTGCGGGACTTCCTGAACAACTACCGGCTGACCCTGCTGATGAAGTGCGAGGGGTTGGACCCGGAGCAGTTGGCGCGCCGGTCGGTCCCGCCGTCGACGATGTCCCTGCTGGGTCTGGTACGCCATCTCGCCGAGGTGGAGCGGGACTGGCGCAATTGGATCGTCCCGGGAGACCCGGCGCCGAAGCTGTACGGAGCGGGGGGTGACTTCGAGGGAGCCGCAGCCGAGCAGGCACTGGTCGAGGGCGCGTTCGCCGATCTCGCTCGCGAACAGGCGGCGACCGACGCGGCGTTGGCCGCCTTTGCGGATCTGGGCGCGCGCGTGGTCCAGGACGGCAACTCCGTGCGGGAGCTGTGGGTTCACCGGATCGAGGAGTACGCCCGCCACTGCGGGCACGCCGATCTGCTGCGCGAATGCGTCGACGGCCGGGTAGGGCAATAG
- a CDS encoding DUF4097 family beta strand repeat-containing protein → MQKFETPAPVSAVLDIPAGRIQFIAADRADTTVEVRPVDASKGRDVKAAEQIEVVYGDGVLRVEAPAAKNRILGAFGSVEVTVQLPAGSRVEAKAAAAELRVVGRLGDIDFEGAHGAVRIDEAASVRLTATGDVSVGRLGGPAEISTQQGAIHIAEAVHGTVVLTTQMGDLSIGAARGVSASLDAGTSYGRINNSLKNTDGAAAGLNIRATTAHGDITARSL, encoded by the coding sequence ATGCAGAAGTTCGAAACCCCCGCCCCCGTCTCCGCCGTCCTCGACATCCCCGCGGGCCGCATCCAGTTCATCGCCGCCGACCGGGCCGACACCACGGTCGAGGTCCGGCCCGTGGACGCCTCGAAGGGGCGCGACGTGAAGGCCGCGGAGCAGATCGAGGTCGTGTACGGCGACGGCGTCCTGCGGGTCGAGGCCCCGGCGGCGAAGAACCGGATCCTCGGCGCTTTCGGTTCCGTCGAGGTCACGGTCCAGCTGCCGGCCGGGTCCCGCGTCGAGGCGAAGGCGGCCGCCGCCGAACTCCGCGTCGTCGGACGCCTCGGGGACATCGACTTCGAGGGCGCCCACGGCGCGGTCAGGATCGACGAGGCCGCAAGCGTTCGCCTCACCGCCACCGGTGATGTCTCGGTCGGCCGCCTGGGCGGCCCCGCGGAGATCAGCACCCAACAGGGCGCCATCCACATCGCCGAGGCGGTGCACGGCACCGTGGTCCTCACCACCCAGATGGGCGACCTGTCCATCGGCGCCGCCCGGGGAGTGTCCGCCTCCCTGGACGCCGGCACCAGCTACGGCCGCATCAACAACTCGCTCAAGAACACCGACGGCGCCGCCGCCGGCCTGAACATCCGGGCGACCACCGCCCACGGCGACATCACCGCCCGCAGCCTGTAA
- a CDS encoding ATP-binding cassette domain-containing protein, protein MTNLAIAANGLRKSYGDKTVLAGVDLTVPEGTVFSLLGPNGAGKTTAVKILSTLISADPGTGDIHVGGHRLAADPQAVRAAIGVTGQFSAVDGLITGEENMLLMADLHHLSKREGRRVTAELLERFDLVEAAQKPASTYSGGMKRRLDIAMTLVGNPRIIFLDEPTTGLDPRSRHTMWQIIRALVSDGVTVFLTTQYLEEADELADRIAVLNDGKIAAEGTAEELKRLVPGGHIHLRFTDPAAYERAAAALRETTRDDELLALQIPSDGTQRELRSLLDRLDAAGIEADELTVHTPDLDDVFFALTGTAAIPTQSKETDR, encoded by the coding sequence ATGACCAACCTGGCCATCGCGGCGAACGGGCTGCGCAAGTCCTACGGCGACAAGACCGTCCTCGCCGGCGTCGACCTGACCGTCCCGGAAGGAACGGTCTTCTCCCTGCTCGGCCCGAACGGGGCCGGCAAGACCACCGCCGTCAAGATCCTCTCCACTCTGATCTCAGCCGACCCGGGCACCGGCGACATCCACGTCGGCGGTCACCGCCTGGCCGCCGACCCGCAGGCGGTGCGCGCGGCGATCGGTGTCACCGGGCAGTTCTCCGCTGTGGACGGGCTGATCACCGGCGAGGAGAACATGCTCCTCATGGCCGACCTGCACCACCTCTCCAAGCGCGAGGGGCGGCGGGTCACCGCCGAACTGCTGGAGCGCTTCGACCTCGTGGAGGCAGCGCAAAAGCCCGCCTCCACCTACTCCGGCGGCATGAAACGCCGCCTCGACATCGCCATGACCCTGGTCGGCAACCCGCGGATCATCTTCCTCGACGAGCCGACCACCGGCCTCGACCCACGCTCCCGGCACACCATGTGGCAGATCATCCGCGCACTCGTCTCCGACGGCGTCACCGTCTTCCTCACCACCCAGTACCTGGAGGAGGCCGACGAACTCGCCGACCGCATCGCCGTGCTCAACGACGGCAAGATCGCCGCCGAGGGCACCGCCGAAGAACTGAAACGACTCGTCCCCGGCGGACACATCCACCTCCGCTTCACCGACCCGGCCGCGTACGAACGGGCGGCCGCCGCACTGCGCGAGACAACCCGCGACGACGAGCTGCTCGCCCTGCAGATACCCAGCGACGGAACCCAGCGCGAACTGCGCTCCCTCCTCGACCGGCTGGACGCCGCCGGCATCGAGGCCGACGAGCTGACCGTGCACACCCCCGACCTCGACGACGTCTTCTTCGCCCTGACCGGCACAGCCGCCATCCCCACCCAGTCCAAGGAGACCGACCGATGA
- a CDS encoding Zn-ribbon domain-containing OB-fold protein yields the protein MGAQRYDVPEADAFTRAYWDAAEEGRLLIRQCGTCGRAHHYPREFCPHCWSEDVTWRPASGRATLYTWSVVHRNDLPPFGERTPYVAAVVDLAEGPRMMTEVVGCADAGRLRAGMDLEVAFRDGVPVFRPVR from the coding sequence ATGGGCGCTCAGCGCTACGACGTCCCGGAGGCCGACGCCTTCACGCGCGCGTACTGGGACGCGGCGGAGGAAGGCCGACTGCTCATCCGGCAGTGCGGCACCTGCGGCCGGGCCCACCACTACCCCCGCGAGTTCTGCCCCCACTGCTGGAGCGAGGACGTGACATGGCGGCCCGCGAGCGGCCGGGCCACCCTCTACACCTGGTCCGTCGTGCACCGCAACGACCTGCCGCCCTTCGGGGAGCGGACGCCGTACGTCGCCGCGGTCGTCGATCTCGCCGAGGGGCCGCGGATGATGACCGAGGTCGTCGGGTGCGCGGACGCCGGGCGGTTGCGGGCGGGGATGGACCTGGAGGTCGCCTTCCGTGACGGGGTGCCGGTGTTCCGCCCTGTGAGGTGA
- a CDS encoding GNAT family N-acetyltransferase, which produces MTHPDAGIRPPAHPLPDLHGHGLRLRPWDADSDVDVDVWFRGRADPELRRWNTPLKIATDLDSARESLRATARNTAQGAAASYCVTDAATGAPLGHIGVNVINRVMNTARVGYWVLPEARGRRVATHALALTARWALTELGLPRLELGHAVGHDASCHIAELCGFRLEGTLRGGMWEAGRHDAYRDMHLHARLATDPEPDVNL; this is translated from the coding sequence ATGACTCACCCCGACGCCGGCATACGACCCCCCGCCCACCCCCTCCCCGACCTGCACGGCCACGGCCTTCGCCTGCGTCCCTGGGACGCGGACTCCGACGTCGACGTCGACGTGTGGTTCCGGGGGCGCGCCGACCCGGAGCTCCGGCGCTGGAACACCCCGCTGAAGATCGCCACGGACCTCGACAGCGCCCGGGAATCCCTGCGCGCCACGGCACGGAACACGGCGCAGGGCGCGGCGGCGTCGTACTGCGTCACCGACGCGGCGACCGGCGCACCCCTCGGACACATCGGCGTCAACGTCATCAACCGGGTCATGAACACCGCCCGCGTCGGCTACTGGGTCCTGCCCGAGGCCCGCGGCCGCCGCGTCGCCACCCACGCGCTCGCCCTCACCGCCCGCTGGGCCCTCACCGAACTGGGGCTGCCCCGCCTCGAACTCGGCCACGCCGTCGGCCACGACGCCTCCTGTCACATCGCCGAGCTGTGCGGTTTCCGCCTTGAGGGGACCCTGCGGGGCGGGATGTGGGAGGCGGGGCGGCACGACGCGTACCGGGACATGCATCTGCACGCCCGGCTGGCGACGGATCCGGAGCCGGACGTCAACCTGTAG
- a CDS encoding helix-turn-helix domain-containing protein — translation MPGGRLTQQERQQIALGLADGLAYAEIARRLDRPTSTITREVMRNGGPTAYRADLAHRATEHRAHRRRQAAPRGSQAPVQAHGRDAEAVREYEEAWTTLLMQQGLPKMMSRVLTCLYTTDAGSLTASELVQRLQVTPASISKSVTFLEGQGLIRRERDEGRRERYVVDNDVWYQGMIASARSTAQLAETARQGVGVLGPDTPAATRLENIARFIDFVAESMTRAAEQARDVLYAKPEATSGGTAEPGSDR, via the coding sequence GTGCCGGGAGGCAGGCTCACTCAGCAGGAACGTCAGCAGATCGCGCTGGGGCTGGCCGACGGCCTCGCCTACGCGGAGATCGCCAGGCGCCTCGACCGTCCGACCTCGACCATCACGCGCGAGGTCATGCGCAACGGCGGGCCCACCGCCTACCGCGCCGACCTGGCCCACCGCGCCACCGAACACCGTGCCCACCGGCGCAGGCAGGCCGCGCCCCGAGGGTCGCAGGCGCCCGTGCAGGCCCATGGGCGCGACGCGGAGGCCGTACGCGAGTACGAGGAGGCGTGGACCACGCTCCTCATGCAACAGGGCCTGCCCAAGATGATGTCCCGGGTGCTGACCTGCCTCTACACCACCGACGCGGGCAGCCTCACCGCGTCCGAACTCGTCCAGCGGCTCCAGGTCACCCCGGCGTCCATCTCCAAATCGGTCACGTTCCTCGAAGGCCAGGGCCTCATCCGCCGGGAACGCGACGAAGGCCGCCGCGAGCGCTACGTCGTCGACAACGACGTCTGGTATCAGGGGATGATCGCCAGCGCCCGGTCCACCGCCCAGCTCGCCGAGACCGCACGGCAGGGCGTCGGCGTCCTCGGTCCCGACACCCCGGCCGCCACCCGCCTCGAGAACATCGCCCGCTTCATCGACTTCGTCGCCGAGAGCATGACCCGCGCCGCGGAGCAGGCCCGCGACGTCCTCTACGCGAAACCCGAAGCGACCTCGGGCGGCACTGCCGAGCCGGGTTCGGATCGCTGA
- a CDS encoding pyridoxal 5'-phosphate synthase — protein sequence MDRHELDQHEQDPHEPDLHEQDPHEPDLHELLRSLRVWDVDLPAFDPATAPAEPLALFTAWFAQAVAAGQVEPHTMSLATTDEEGLPDVRTVMLHGADASGWSFATHIDSGKGRQLTARPYAALGFYWPAQGRQVRLRGPVTNAPSAESQADLHARSTGALAAALTGRQSQVLGSLEELARTSEAAWERARREPDAAVPTWTLYHLRPQTVEFFQGDARRRHVRLNYRRTEEGWAKELLWP from the coding sequence ATGGACCGTCACGAGCTGGATCAACATGAGCAGGATCCTCATGAGCCGGATCTCCATGAGCAGGATCCTCATGAGCCGGATCTCCATGAGCTGCTGAGGTCGCTTCGGGTGTGGGACGTCGACCTGCCCGCCTTCGACCCCGCCACGGCGCCCGCGGAACCCCTCGCCCTCTTCACGGCGTGGTTCGCGCAGGCAGTCGCGGCGGGGCAGGTGGAGCCCCACACGATGTCCCTCGCCACGACGGACGAGGAGGGCCTGCCGGACGTACGGACGGTGATGCTGCACGGCGCCGACGCGTCCGGCTGGTCCTTCGCGACGCACATCGACAGCGGCAAGGGCCGTCAGCTCACCGCCCGCCCGTACGCGGCCCTCGGCTTCTACTGGCCCGCCCAGGGCCGCCAGGTGCGCCTGCGGGGGCCGGTGACGAACGCCCCGTCCGCCGAGTCCCAGGCCGACCTGCACGCCCGCTCGACCGGCGCCCTGGCGGCTGCCCTGACCGGCCGCCAGAGCCAAGTCCTCGGCTCGCTGGAGGAGTTGGCGCGCACCTCGGAAGCGGCCTGGGAGCGGGCCCGGCGCGAGCCCGACGCTGCGGTGCCCACCTGGACGCTGTACCACCTGCGCCCGCAGACGGTGGAGTTCTTCCAGGGGGACGCCCGGCGGCGGCATGTGCGGCTCAACTACCGCCGTACCGAGGAAGGCTGGGCCAAGGAGCTGCTCTGGCCCTGA
- a CDS encoding GNAT family N-acetyltransferase, with protein sequence MRPDDWYCTQDLTGFLSHAGGFLRSRPDLHTVALTVTETLRRGGLRAYGDEAPVFGVLELGGQVRAAYFRTPPFRLNVTPLAPDEAESLAAHLVALGHPVPGVIAAHETAEAFVAAWRRQTGAKGAVSQRQRLYRLGNLTAPHPLPAGRARVAGKADREQLTCWYREFVNAVGDHAARDAAAWADSRISYGGVTLWEGEDGTPLAMAGVTPVVAGQVRVAPVYTPAHLRGRGYAGAVTAQVSRSVLASGVREVLLFTDLANRTSNSLYQRIGYRAVADFTAYDFRGIRTY encoded by the coding sequence ATGCGCCCGGACGACTGGTACTGCACCCAGGACCTCACCGGTTTCCTCTCCCACGCCGGTGGCTTCCTGCGCTCACGCCCCGATCTGCACACCGTCGCCCTGACGGTGACCGAGACGCTGCGCAGGGGCGGGTTGCGTGCCTACGGCGACGAGGCGCCCGTCTTCGGCGTGCTGGAGCTGGGCGGGCAGGTGCGCGCCGCCTACTTCCGCACCCCGCCCTTCCGGCTGAACGTCACCCCTCTCGCCCCCGACGAGGCCGAGTCCCTAGCCGCCCACCTGGTCGCCCTCGGCCACCCGGTCCCCGGCGTCATCGCGGCCCACGAGACCGCCGAGGCCTTCGTCGCGGCCTGGCGCCGGCAGACGGGCGCCAAGGGTGCGGTCAGCCAGCGCCAACGCCTGTACCGGCTCGGCAACCTGACCGCCCCGCACCCCCTCCCGGCGGGCCGGGCGCGGGTCGCGGGCAAGGCGGACCGGGAGCAACTGACGTGCTGGTACCGCGAGTTCGTCAACGCCGTCGGCGACCACGCCGCCCGTGACGCCGCCGCATGGGCCGACTCGCGGATCTCCTACGGAGGCGTCACCCTCTGGGAGGGCGAGGACGGCACCCCCCTCGCCATGGCCGGCGTGACCCCGGTGGTCGCCGGGCAGGTCCGGGTCGCCCCCGTCTACACCCCGGCCCATCTGCGCGGACGCGGCTACGCGGGCGCGGTCACCGCACAGGTCAGCCGATCCGTGCTCGCCTCCGGGGTGCGCGAGGTGCTGCTCTTCACGGACCTGGCCAACCGGACGAGCAACAGCCTCTACCAGCGCATCGGGTACCGGGCGGTGGCCGACTTCACGGCGTACGACTTCCGGGGGATCCGCACCTACTGA
- a CDS encoding ABC transporter permease — translation MSAPLAPARPTRISLAVRDSTTMLRRNLLHARRYPSLTLNLLLTPVMLLLLFVYIFGDTMSAGIGGGGADRSEYVAYLVPGLLLMTIGSTTIGTAVSVSTDMSEGIIARFRTMAIHRGSVLVGHVVGSVLQSIVSVVLVGAVGVAIGFRSTDATVLEWLAAFGLLVLFAMALTWIAVGMGLVSPNAEAASNNAMPLIFLPLISSTFVPVDAMPGWFQPIAEYQPFTPAIETLRGLLLGTEIGNNGWLAVAWCLGLAVLGYFWSASKFNDDPK, via the coding sequence ATGAGCGCCCCTCTGGCTCCCGCCCGCCCGACCCGGATTTCCCTCGCCGTACGCGACTCGACCACGATGCTGCGCCGCAACCTCCTGCACGCCCGGCGCTACCCGTCCCTCACCCTGAACCTGCTGCTCACGCCGGTCATGCTGCTCCTGCTCTTCGTCTACATCTTCGGCGACACCATGAGCGCGGGTATCGGCGGCGGGGGCGCCGACCGCTCGGAGTACGTCGCTTATCTCGTCCCGGGCCTGCTGCTGATGACCATCGGCAGCACCACGATCGGGACGGCGGTGTCCGTCTCCACCGACATGAGCGAGGGCATCATCGCCCGCTTCCGGACGATGGCGATCCACCGCGGTTCGGTGCTCGTCGGGCACGTCGTCGGCAGCGTGCTGCAGTCGATCGTCAGCGTGGTGCTCGTCGGCGCCGTCGGCGTGGCCATCGGCTTCCGCTCCACCGATGCCACCGTCCTGGAGTGGCTCGCGGCGTTCGGACTGCTCGTGCTCTTCGCCATGGCCCTCACCTGGATCGCGGTCGGCATGGGCCTGGTCAGCCCCAACGCCGAGGCCGCGAGCAACAACGCCATGCCCCTGATCTTCCTGCCGCTCATCTCCAGCACGTTCGTCCCGGTCGACGCGATGCCGGGCTGGTTCCAGCCGATCGCCGAGTACCAGCCCTTCACGCCCGCCATCGAGACCCTGCGCGGCCTGCTCCTCGGCACCGAGATCGGCAACAACGGATGGCTCGCCGTCGCCTGGTGCCTGGGCCTCGCGGTACTCGGCTACTTCTGGTCGGCCTCGAAGTTCAACGACGACCCGAAGTAA
- a CDS encoding acetyl-CoA acetyltransferase, producing MTPGSRKVAVVGVSLADCGRVDDATPFALHAQAARRALADAGLGREVVDGFASAGLGTLAPVEVAEYLGLRPTWVDSTSVGGSTWEVMAAHAADAIAMGHADAVLLVYGSTARADIKAGRRTGNLSFGARGPLQFEVPYGHTLIAKYAMAARRHMIEHGTTIEQLAQVAVQARANAALNPEAMFRAPITVDDVLSGRVIADPFTKLHCCIRSDGGAAVLLAAEEFVRDCRAAPVWILGAGEHVSHAAMSEWPDFTTGPAAVSGRLAFERAGVRPQEIDFAEIYDAFTYMTLVTLEDLGFCAKGEGGAFVEKGRLLVRGGELPVNTDGGGLSAQHPGMRGLFLLVEAVRQLRGEGGERQVWQRGRVGELPRLGVASGTGGWFCSSGTVVLGRD from the coding sequence ATGACTCCCGGGAGCCGGAAAGTCGCCGTCGTCGGCGTGTCCCTCGCCGACTGCGGCCGCGTGGACGACGCGACCCCGTTCGCCCTGCACGCCCAGGCGGCCCGCCGCGCCCTGGCCGACGCGGGGCTCGGCCGGGAGGTGGTGGACGGCTTCGCGTCCGCCGGGCTCGGCACCCTCGCCCCCGTCGAGGTGGCCGAGTACCTGGGCCTGCGCCCCACCTGGGTCGACTCCACCTCCGTCGGCGGCTCGACCTGGGAGGTCATGGCGGCCCATGCGGCGGACGCGATAGCCATGGGGCACGCCGACGCCGTCCTCCTGGTCTACGGCTCCACGGCCCGCGCGGACATCAAGGCGGGTCGGCGGACGGGGAACCTGTCCTTCGGCGCCCGGGGCCCGCTGCAGTTCGAGGTGCCCTACGGCCACACGCTCATCGCCAAGTACGCCATGGCCGCCCGCCGCCACATGATCGAACACGGCACGACGATCGAGCAGTTGGCGCAGGTGGCGGTCCAGGCGAGGGCGAACGCCGCCCTGAACCCCGAGGCCATGTTCCGCGCCCCGATCACGGTCGACGACGTCCTGTCCGGCCGGGTGATCGCGGACCCCTTCACCAAGCTGCACTGCTGCATCCGCTCCGACGGCGGGGCGGCGGTGCTGCTGGCCGCCGAGGAGTTCGTACGGGACTGCCGTGCGGCACCCGTGTGGATCCTCGGCGCCGGGGAGCACGTCTCGCACGCCGCGATGTCCGAGTGGCCCGACTTCACGACCGGCCCGGCGGCGGTGAGCGGGCGGCTCGCCTTCGAGCGGGCCGGGGTGCGGCCACAGGAGATCGACTTCGCCGAGATCTACGACGCCTTCACCTACATGACCCTGGTGACCCTGGAGGACCTCGGCTTCTGCGCGAAGGGCGAGGGCGGGGCGTTCGTGGAGAAAGGCCGGCTGTTGGTGCGGGGCGGGGAACTGCCGGTCAACACGGACGGGGGCGGGCTGTCGGCCCAGCATCCCGGGATGCGGGGGCTGTTCCTTCTGGTGGAGGCGGTACGGCAGTTGCGGGGGGAGGGCGGGGAGCGTCAGGTGTGGCAGCGGGGGCGGGTCGGGGAGTTGCCGCGGCTGGGGGTGGCTTCGGGGACCGGGGGGTGGTTCTGCTCGTCGGGGACGGTGGTGCTGGGGCGGGACTGA
- a CDS encoding flavin-containing monooxygenase produces MADSTASPTPTDRPVYVIGGGPGGLSVAYALRAQGLRAVVLERSDRVGASWRRHYDRLHLHTTRRLSALPGLPMPRRFGRWVSRDDVVRYLEKYAEHHDLEIVTGVEVSRVEPSPDGSGWLLHATGGRELTGAAVVVATGHNHTPHIPRWPGRDAYGGEFLHAGEYRNPAPYAGRDVLVVGVGNTGAEIAVDLVEGGAARVRLAVRTVPHIVRRSTAGWAAQFTSILVRRLPVGLVDRLARPVAKLSVPDLSAQGLPRPDTGLYSRVEEGAIPVLDVGLIDAVRKGRVEIVAAVDGFEEGKVILADGNRVSPDAVIAATGYVRGLEGLVGHLDVLDARGKPVVQGARAPKHAQGLYFQGFTNPISGNLREMAIDAAKIAKAITRDGSRRVSRLPA; encoded by the coding sequence ATGGCCGACTCCACAGCGTCCCCGACCCCCACCGACCGCCCCGTCTACGTCATCGGCGGCGGCCCCGGCGGACTCTCCGTCGCGTACGCGCTGCGCGCCCAGGGACTGCGCGCCGTGGTGCTGGAGAGGTCGGACCGGGTCGGCGCCTCCTGGCGGCGCCACTACGACCGGCTCCATCTGCACACCACCCGCCGGCTGTCGGCGCTGCCCGGGCTGCCGATGCCGCGCCGCTTCGGGCGCTGGGTGTCCCGGGACGACGTGGTGCGCTACCTGGAGAAGTACGCCGAGCACCACGACCTGGAGATCGTCACCGGCGTCGAGGTCTCCCGCGTCGAGCCCTCACCCGACGGCTCCGGCTGGCTGCTGCACGCCACCGGCGGCCGTGAACTGACCGGCGCCGCGGTCGTGGTGGCCACCGGCCACAACCACACCCCGCACATCCCGCGGTGGCCCGGACGGGACGCGTACGGCGGCGAGTTCCTGCACGCCGGCGAGTACCGCAACCCGGCGCCCTACGCCGGCCGCGACGTCCTGGTCGTCGGTGTCGGCAACACCGGTGCCGAGATCGCCGTGGACCTGGTGGAGGGCGGGGCGGCTCGGGTGCGGCTGGCGGTGCGGACGGTTCCGCACATCGTGCGCCGCTCGACCGCCGGGTGGGCCGCTCAGTTCACCAGCATCCTCGTACGACGGCTGCCGGTCGGGCTCGTCGACCGGCTCGCGAGGCCCGTGGCGAAGCTCAGCGTGCCGGACCTGTCGGCCCAGGGACTGCCACGCCCCGACACCGGCCTGTACAGCCGGGTCGAGGAGGGCGCGATCCCGGTTCTCGACGTCGGCCTCATCGACGCCGTACGCAAGGGCCGGGTCGAGATCGTGGCCGCCGTCGACGGTTTCGAGGAGGGGAAAGTCATCCTCGCCGACGGCAACCGGGTCTCGCCCGACGCCGTCATCGCGGCCACCGGTTACGTCCGTGGGCTCGAAGGCCTCGTCGGCCACCTGGACGTGCTCGACGCCCGCGGCAAGCCGGTCGTCCAGGGCGCCCGTGCCCCGAAGCACGCGCAAGGCCTCTACTTCCAGGGCTTCACCAACCCGATCAGCGGCAACCTCCGCGAGATGGCGATCGACGCGGCGAAGATCGCGAAGGCCATCACCCGCGACGGCAGCCGACGGGTCTCCCGACTGCCGGCCTGA
- a CDS encoding DoxX family protein, protein MDAIWLTGAQWLAVLRIGLGLWWLESWRHKDKKSWFEGSGIAWAADVAAKHRWNAVRSGFEFVVTPRPRAMAYVVLYAELALGLGLVLGFLTPIALVGGLLLNGLYFALMIHDWAEQGQNAMMALISLVALGGMSWQSWSVDSVLGLF, encoded by the coding sequence ATGGACGCGATCTGGCTCACAGGTGCGCAATGGCTGGCCGTGCTCCGCATAGGCCTCGGGCTGTGGTGGCTGGAGAGCTGGCGGCACAAGGACAAGAAGAGCTGGTTCGAGGGGTCCGGGATCGCGTGGGCGGCGGATGTGGCGGCCAAGCACCGCTGGAACGCCGTACGCTCCGGCTTCGAGTTCGTCGTCACGCCACGGCCGCGCGCGATGGCGTACGTCGTGCTGTACGCGGAACTGGCCCTCGGGCTCGGGCTCGTCCTCGGGTTCCTGACCCCGATCGCCCTCGTCGGCGGGCTGCTGCTCAACGGCCTCTACTTCGCCCTGATGATCCACGACTGGGCCGAGCAGGGGCAGAACGCGATGATGGCGCTGATCTCGCTGGTCGCGCTGGGCGGCATGTCGTGGCAGTCGTGGTCGGTGGACAGCGTGCTGGGGCTGTTCTGA